From Nitrospirota bacterium, one genomic window encodes:
- a CDS encoding gamma-glutamyl-gamma-aminobutyrate hydrolase family protein, whose amino-acid sequence MKPIIGVTPDFNAGDRKEWGGREPTYFLRARYIRAIEELGGIPLVLPLLADRATRRRLLGQLDGLLLTGSGPDLPPTLYGERQRFPFGIVSARRANFELDVVHLARKADLPLLGICGGMQTMNVACGGSLFQDIASQVAKPLQHRQRTSATNLSHTVTVAPGSLLRRIVRSVSMRVNSSHHQSVKAVAPSLIASAVAPDGIVEAIESPAQRFFLGIQWHPEFLFEQHLHHRRLFEAFLRAARRSAS is encoded by the coding sequence ATGAAACCGATCATCGGCGTTACACCAGATTTCAACGCCGGTGATCGGAAGGAATGGGGTGGGCGCGAGCCCACCTATTTTTTACGTGCGCGCTACATTCGTGCCATCGAAGAACTGGGAGGCATCCCGCTCGTCCTTCCCCTCCTTGCAGATCGAGCCACGAGACGGCGTCTTCTAGGACAGCTTGACGGACTCCTCCTTACCGGAAGCGGGCCGGACTTGCCCCCGACATTGTACGGTGAGCGCCAACGTTTTCCGTTCGGCATCGTCAGTGCGCGTCGCGCAAACTTCGAACTGGACGTCGTGCACCTGGCAAGGAAGGCCGACCTCCCGCTGCTCGGCATCTGCGGAGGCATGCAGACGATGAACGTGGCCTGTGGCGGCAGTTTGTTTCAGGACATCGCGTCTCAGGTCGCGAAACCGCTTCAGCATCGGCAACGGACTTCTGCAACGAATCTCAGCCACACCGTGACCGTGGCGCCAGGCAGCCTATTGCGCCGTATCGTCCGGTCGGTTTCGATGCGGGTGAACAGCTCCCATCATCAATCGGTCAAGGCCGTCGCACCGTCGTTGATCGCCAGCGCTGTGGCTCCCGATGGCATCGTGGAAGCGATCGAATCGCCGGCTCAGCGTTTTTTCCTCGGTATCCAGTGGCACCCTGAATTTCTTTTCGAGCAGCATCTCCACCACCGGCGCCTGTTCGAGGCATTTTTGCGCGCCGCCCGCCGCTCCGCATCATGA
- a CDS encoding M24 family metallopeptidase, with the protein MITKALQQRISEIQQSLRDARVDGWLFYDFRYSDPLAYRILQLDPTLHVTRRWYYWIPAQGTPVKLLHRIEPHVLDTLPGQIDCYVSWEQQRQILGRLLAGSPRVAMQYSPLNAVPYVSRVDAGTIELIRSYGVEVVSSADLIQVFEACWTDRQLASHQYAAAALRRIVDETFGHVHEEIAQGRSLTEYGVQQFILSRIRDAGMVTSSAPIAAVNAHSADPHYGPTEIGSADVIRDALLLIDLWAKRAEAGSVYADITWTGYVGSTVPAKQRKIFDLVRAGRDAALTFAKTETSAGRRPFGWEVDAACRHVIQQGGYGDQFVHRTGHSIGEEVHGNGANIDGLETQDTRRLMPKTCFSIEPGIYLPGEFGIRSELDVYLSDHEALVFGLPLQTEIIPIF; encoded by the coding sequence ATGATAACCAAAGCCCTGCAGCAACGTATCAGCGAGATTCAGCAGTCGCTTCGCGATGCCAGAGTCGACGGCTGGCTCTTCTATGACTTCCGCTACAGCGATCCCCTCGCCTATCGCATCCTCCAGCTTGACCCGACCCTCCATGTGACGAGACGCTGGTATTACTGGATTCCCGCGCAGGGAACTCCCGTCAAACTGTTGCATCGCATCGAGCCCCATGTACTGGATACCTTGCCGGGACAAATCGACTGTTATGTGTCCTGGGAGCAGCAACGGCAGATCCTCGGGCGCCTGCTCGCCGGAAGCCCTCGTGTCGCGATGCAGTATTCTCCGCTGAATGCGGTGCCCTACGTGTCGCGCGTAGATGCCGGCACGATCGAATTGATCAGGAGTTACGGTGTCGAGGTGGTCAGTTCAGCGGATTTGATCCAGGTGTTCGAAGCCTGCTGGACGGACCGTCAACTCGCATCGCATCAATATGCCGCTGCGGCCCTCCGTCGCATCGTCGACGAAACGTTCGGTCATGTGCATGAGGAGATCGCGCAAGGCCGGAGTCTCACTGAGTATGGAGTCCAGCAGTTCATCTTGTCTCGCATACGCGATGCCGGGATGGTCACGTCGAGTGCACCGATCGCTGCCGTCAATGCCCACAGCGCCGATCCTCATTACGGTCCGACAGAGATCGGGTCTGCCGACGTCATACGCGATGCGCTGTTGTTGATCGACCTCTGGGCCAAACGAGCGGAAGCCGGCTCGGTGTACGCCGATATTACATGGACCGGCTATGTCGGCAGCACGGTGCCGGCGAAACAGCGCAAAATATTCGACTTGGTCCGGGCGGGACGGGACGCAGCCTTGACCTTTGCCAAGACAGAAACTTCTGCCGGCCGTCGCCCATTCGGCTGGGAGGTTGACGCGGCCTGCCGCCACGTCATCCAGCAAGGCGGTTATGGCGATCAGTTCGTCCACCGCACGGGCCATTCTATCGGTGAAGAGGTCCATGGCAACGGAGCCAATATCGATGGCTTGGAAACACAAGATACCCGCCGACTCATGCCGAAAACCTGTTTCTCGATCGAGCCGGGGATCTATTTACCGGGCGAGTTTGGGATTAGAAGCGAGCTGGATGTGTACCTCTCCGACCATGAGGCGCTGGTATTTGGATTGCCGTTGCAGACTGAAATCATACCGATTTTCTAG
- the nagZ gene encoding beta-N-acetylhexosaminidase gives MTTRDKIGQLFMVGFLGTSVTRDLASFIKEYKPGGVILFSRNLESVEQMVDLTNDLQACSSHSPLLISIDQEGGRVSRLPKGFTIFPPCDLLGRCNSTELAYAAAATIAKELRAVGVNMNMAPVLDVNSNPDNPVIGDRAFGTTPDVVCELGLATAAGLQDNKVVACGKHFPGHGDTNADSHKELPVVEALRERLEAVEFPPFRRAVTQGIASMMTAHVLYRALDPELPATLSPTIINGFLRQELRYDGVVLTDDLEMHAIIDHYGMEDAAVRAVLAGCDVLLICKDRDREIAAFGAVEQAVAAGTISMERLSLSATRIARLKDRFVAPYKPVTISDAKLVAGCRSHQMLLRTIDQVRERLSKVPTF, from the coding sequence ATGACGACGCGTGACAAAATCGGACAGCTCTTTATGGTCGGGTTTCTCGGCACCTCGGTGACCCGCGACCTGGCCTCCTTCATCAAGGAGTACAAACCTGGCGGTGTCATTCTGTTCTCGCGAAACCTCGAGTCCGTCGAACAGATGGTCGACTTGACCAACGATCTCCAGGCCTGTAGCTCCCATTCGCCGCTGTTGATCTCCATCGACCAAGAAGGGGGCCGAGTCTCCCGTCTTCCCAAAGGCTTTACAATTTTCCCGCCCTGCGACCTGTTGGGCCGCTGCAATTCCACCGAACTGGCCTACGCAGCTGCGGCAACCATTGCCAAAGAACTGCGGGCGGTGGGCGTGAACATGAATATGGCGCCGGTGCTCGATGTGAACAGCAATCCGGACAATCCGGTTATCGGCGACCGCGCGTTTGGGACGACGCCTGATGTGGTCTGCGAGTTAGGGCTGGCGACGGCGGCGGGACTGCAAGACAACAAAGTTGTGGCCTGCGGGAAACACTTTCCCGGCCACGGCGATACGAATGCCGATTCCCACAAAGAGCTGCCGGTGGTCGAAGCCTTACGCGAGCGATTGGAGGCGGTCGAGTTTCCCCCGTTCCGCCGTGCCGTCACGCAGGGCATCGCATCGATGATGACGGCGCACGTGCTCTACCGAGCCCTCGATCCTGAACTGCCCGCCACACTCTCGCCGACCATCATCAATGGATTTTTGCGCCAGGAGCTGCGATACGATGGTGTGGTCTTGACGGACGACTTAGAGATGCACGCGATCATCGACCACTATGGCATGGAAGACGCGGCGGTTCGTGCGGTGCTGGCAGGCTGCGATGTCTTGTTAATTTGCAAAGATCGGGATCGGGAAATCGCCGCCTTCGGAGCCGTGGAACAGGCGGTTGCAGCGGGCACGATTTCGATGGAACGGCTGAGCCTTTCAGCCACTCGGATTGCCCGCCTGAAAGACCGGTTTGTGGCGCCTTATAAACCGGTGACAATCTCCGACGCGAAACTCGTAGCCGGGTGCAGATCTCATCAGATGTTGTTGCGTACGATCGATCAGGTTCGCGAGCGGTTATCGAAGGTTCCAACATTCTAG
- a CDS encoding HEAT repeat domain-containing protein: protein MSRNTAFTNPPATWNLLPRTTSVTIACAVVLTLLCLAGCIQDSPPPSKERAVSLLLELLHDERPEMRRTAAESLGKIGGRGSIDSIFLLVQDPDEAVRQASVTAMGRLRPTATDAIVALLAQALGDPVESVRQAAVVAIGEIEPTPRVLDPIVGLLRSSNAATRKAAVRALLQIDSSQSVSSLIAAGQDSDSDVRQGIVAAVGEWGGVAVSSWLRERLANDSSPGVRTEAAYRLGMRSDVAAKAALDRAVVMDADSGVRNWAKRGGL from the coding sequence GTGAGCCGGAATACGGCCTTCACCAACCCGCCCGCTACCTGGAATCTGCTTCCTCGTACGACCTCTGTCACTATCGCTTGTGCAGTCGTCCTAACCCTCCTCTGTCTCGCCGGATGTATCCAGGACTCTCCGCCGCCCTCGAAGGAACGCGCCGTCTCACTCCTGCTTGAGTTGCTCCACGATGAGCGGCCAGAGATGCGGCGAACGGCTGCTGAATCCCTGGGTAAAATCGGTGGCCGAGGATCCATAGACTCGATTTTCCTCCTTGTACAGGATCCTGATGAAGCAGTCCGACAAGCATCGGTGACAGCCATGGGACGATTAAGACCCACAGCCACAGATGCAATCGTCGCCCTGTTGGCACAGGCGCTAGGGGATCCTGTCGAGTCAGTCCGCCAGGCGGCAGTTGTCGCGATCGGCGAGATCGAACCGACCCCGCGGGTACTGGATCCAATCGTTGGCTTATTGCGATCTTCGAATGCGGCGACCAGGAAAGCGGCCGTGCGAGCATTGCTGCAAATCGACTCGAGCCAATCGGTTTCTTCGTTAATCGCAGCAGGACAGGACTCAGACTCAGACGTGCGTCAGGGAATTGTGGCTGCGGTGGGCGAATGGGGCGGCGTGGCGGTTTCTTCCTGGCTCAGAGAGCGGTTGGCCAATGACTCCTCGCCTGGGGTGCGAACAGAAGCGGCCTATCGTTTGGGAATGCGCAGCGATGTCGCGGCGAAGGCCGCGCTTGATAGGGCAGTGGTCATGGATGCCGACAGTGGGGTGAGGAACTGGGCGAAGCGAGGAGGACTCTAG
- a CDS encoding leucyl aminopeptidase — translation MKIMRVTVQVGKTETTATEVLVLTHCDGEGLGKQDAVLLDRALGGSLRKLLQSKEFEGKANEVLLYHTQSSVPAKRLVLVGLGKKNDVTLETIRQAMGTAAKRVRQAKVGAFTVVLPTVTPAGMSSVEVAQAMVEGAILGSYQFTVYRTAAAEHAVEGMKILIPQKSQLKQVSEGVRRGVATAEATVFVRDLCNHPSNVLTPTRVAEEAKAIAKAEKISIKILEQKEMERLGMGALLGVARGSQEPPKFIILEYNGAKKKDERPVVLVGKTITFDTGGISLKPAENMEHMKADMTGGAEVLASIRAAARLKLPLRLISILPVAENMPGGRAMKPGDVVTTLSGKTVEVQNTDAEGRLILADGLAYAMRYKPAALIDIATLTGACVVALGQFAIGMFGTDQALKEQVRKSGQKAGERVWEMPLWEEYFEQLKSDVADMRNIGGRGGGMITAALFLSKFVGDCPWVHLDIASTDWSERERAYVPKGPTAIGTRLLLQYLIDRSL, via the coding sequence ATGAAAATCATGCGGGTCACGGTTCAGGTTGGAAAAACAGAGACTACCGCTACAGAGGTATTGGTCCTTACGCACTGCGACGGAGAGGGGTTAGGCAAACAAGATGCAGTCCTGCTCGATCGAGCCCTCGGGGGTTCATTGCGCAAGCTGCTGCAATCCAAGGAGTTCGAAGGCAAGGCCAACGAGGTCTTGCTCTACCACACGCAGAGCTCGGTGCCTGCCAAACGGCTGGTACTCGTCGGCTTGGGCAAAAAGAATGACGTCACGCTAGAGACGATCCGGCAAGCGATGGGCACCGCGGCAAAGCGTGTGCGCCAGGCGAAAGTCGGCGCCTTTACCGTGGTCCTTCCCACAGTAACCCCTGCCGGGATGTCATCGGTTGAAGTGGCGCAAGCGATGGTGGAAGGGGCGATCCTCGGCAGTTATCAGTTCACCGTCTATCGGACCGCGGCGGCTGAACATGCCGTCGAAGGGATGAAGATTCTCATCCCGCAGAAGAGTCAGCTGAAGCAGGTGAGTGAAGGGGTCCGGCGCGGCGTCGCCACGGCAGAAGCCACTGTGTTCGTTCGCGACCTCTGCAATCATCCCTCCAATGTCCTCACGCCAACGAGGGTCGCCGAGGAAGCGAAAGCGATTGCGAAGGCCGAAAAGATTTCGATCAAGATTCTTGAGCAGAAAGAGATGGAGCGCTTGGGGATGGGAGCGCTGCTGGGCGTCGCGCGGGGGAGCCAGGAGCCGCCTAAGTTCATCATCCTGGAATACAACGGGGCCAAGAAGAAAGACGAGCGTCCGGTTGTGTTGGTCGGGAAGACCATCACCTTCGATACGGGTGGAATCTCGTTGAAACCTGCCGAAAACATGGAACACATGAAGGCCGATATGACCGGGGGAGCCGAAGTGCTCGCCTCGATCCGTGCGGCGGCCAGACTCAAACTCCCGCTACGGCTTATTAGTATCCTGCCTGTGGCGGAAAACATGCCGGGCGGCAGGGCGATGAAGCCCGGCGATGTCGTGACCACACTCTCAGGAAAAACGGTTGAAGTGCAGAACACGGATGCGGAAGGGCGGCTCATCCTGGCCGACGGCCTTGCCTATGCGATGCGGTACAAGCCGGCAGCCTTGATCGACATTGCGACTCTCACGGGAGCCTGTGTCGTAGCGCTCGGCCAATTTGCGATCGGCATGTTCGGCACCGACCAGGCACTCAAAGAACAGGTCCGGAAGTCGGGGCAAAAGGCGGGCGAGCGTGTCTGGGAGATGCCGCTGTGGGAGGAATATTTCGAACAGCTCAAGAGCGACGTGGCCGACATGCGCAATATCGGCGGCCGAGGCGGCGGCATGATCACCGCAGCACTCTTTCTAAGCAAGTTCGTAGGAGACTGCCCCTGGGTGCACCTCGATATTGCCAGTACGGATTGGAGCGAACGGGAACGCGCCTACGTGCCGAAGGGGCCCACCGCGATTGGCACCAGGCTGTTGTTGCAGTATCTGATCGATCGAAGCCTGTAG
- a CDS encoding TIGR02266 family protein — MKFNVTTTGGHMGKILEMDPDREMVSLLSATGALLGVLPWGEMIEQVLAGDDDARFAHARAHPRAPLALKVRYTTPEGKQFDSLTGGIGAGGLFIESSTPLAPGTELSVEFALPDRPWEKYQATAKVAWTRNKPERHLLFPGMGVQFTNIDEKARKELVELVEALNRTRLTT, encoded by the coding sequence ATGAAGTTCAATGTGACGACGACGGGGGGACATATGGGGAAAATCCTCGAAATGGACCCTGATCGTGAGATGGTCTCATTACTGAGCGCGACAGGAGCCTTGCTTGGCGTTCTTCCATGGGGAGAGATGATCGAGCAGGTTTTGGCCGGTGACGACGACGCGCGATTCGCCCATGCCCGCGCACACCCGAGAGCGCCACTCGCCTTGAAGGTCCGGTACACGACACCGGAAGGTAAACAGTTCGACAGTCTGACAGGTGGTATCGGCGCAGGCGGGCTCTTTATCGAAAGCAGCACCCCGTTGGCCCCGGGAACCGAACTGTCCGTCGAGTTTGCCCTGCCGGATCGTCCCTGGGAAAAATACCAGGCCACAGCCAAGGTCGCCTGGACCCGCAACAAGCCCGAACGACATCTATTGTTTCCCGGGATGGGCGTTCAATTCACCAACATCGACGAAAAGGCCCGCAAAGAGCTGGTTGAGCTTGTCGAGGCGTTGAATCGCACTCGCCTCACAACCTAG
- the tatA gene encoding twin-arginine translocase TatA/TatE family subunit, whose amino-acid sequence MFGTMGISELIIILVIVLIIFGAGKLPQIGEGVGKALKGFKKEVNEIPPPAEAASSDVTQPEPMQVQSTIQAAPVAAQGQAPAALKPTAPYTPGPELTPGTTAALMYNMAAQPQAPRPASAPSVSTQSAAQGQQPPTMEERAAAPSPMMKAQYPPLPPGAQAKPVAKRPSAIVNKDAVARVQAQQAAMKAQAAQPAGISPGDMQSLGEGLGDALRTFKQAVADVRNSVDPEMRTIQAEMDSAQKEFQQSIEAAKEMPALHEEPPKQA is encoded by the coding sequence ATGTTTGGTACCATGGGGATCTCGGAACTGATCATCATTCTCGTCATTGTCCTCATCATTTTCGGGGCAGGCAAGCTCCCCCAAATCGGTGAAGGGGTCGGCAAGGCGCTCAAGGGGTTCAAGAAGGAAGTCAACGAGATCCCTCCGCCAGCGGAAGCAGCGTCGTCCGACGTCACGCAACCGGAGCCGATGCAGGTCCAGTCGACCATTCAGGCTGCACCGGTGGCGGCGCAGGGACAGGCTCCGGCTGCTCTGAAACCGACGGCACCCTATACGCCGGGACCAGAACTCACTCCTGGAACGACCGCTGCCTTGATGTACAACATGGCGGCCCAGCCACAGGCTCCTCGGCCAGCGTCGGCCCCGTCAGTCTCCACCCAATCAGCCGCGCAGGGTCAACAGCCTCCTACGATGGAGGAGCGCGCAGCGGCTCCCTCCCCGATGATGAAGGCACAGTACCCGCCTCTTCCTCCCGGTGCGCAGGCAAAACCTGTGGCCAAACGCCCCTCTGCCATCGTCAACAAGGATGCCGTGGCTCGCGTCCAGGCACAGCAAGCAGCAATGAAGGCCCAGGCCGCGCAACCGGCCGGCATCTCTCCGGGGGACATGCAAAGCTTGGGAGAAGGACTTGGCGATGCGTTGCGAACCTTCAAGCAGGCTGTCGCCGATGTCCGCAATTCCGTCGATCCAGAGATGCGAACCATCCAAGCCGAAATGGACTCGGCCCAGAAGGAATTTCAGCAATCCATCGAAGCAGCCAAAGAGATGCCGGCCTTGCACGAAGAGCCTCCTAAACAAGCGTGA
- a CDS encoding phosphate-starvation-inducible PsiE family protein: MQNRKELMKRWCGAMEWLDRLGYMTAGFSLLILGMLIFTHAWYTFIMKANQAGLLPSGLKLLNDLLLVIILLELFRTVIRFLQTEVLDLEPYLAVGIIACTRRVLTASAELSHLTAMTDTQFYQYLMDVGLNVTVIMVLIIGVFLVRKRPAQPTTTLS, from the coding sequence GTGCAGAACCGAAAAGAGCTGATGAAGCGGTGGTGCGGGGCCATGGAATGGCTCGACCGGCTCGGATACATGACTGCGGGGTTTAGCCTCCTCATCCTCGGCATGCTCATCTTCACACATGCCTGGTATACCTTCATCATGAAAGCCAATCAGGCCGGTCTTCTGCCTTCGGGCCTCAAACTGTTGAACGACCTGCTGCTTGTCATTATTCTGCTGGAACTGTTCCGCACCGTCATCCGGTTTCTCCAGACCGAAGTCCTCGATCTTGAACCCTACCTTGCGGTCGGCATCATCGCCTGCACGAGACGCGTCCTGACCGCCAGTGCGGAGCTTTCCCATTTAACCGCGATGACTGACACGCAGTTTTATCAGTACCTCATGGATGTGGGCTTGAACGTCACGGTCATCATGGTGCTCATCATCGGGGTCTTCCTCGTCCGCAAACGCCCGGCACAACCTACGACCACGTTGTCGTAG
- the queE gene encoding 7-carboxy-7-deazaguanine synthase QueE, giving the protein MRVTEIFHSIQGESSYAGQPCVFVRLTGCPLRCTWCDTDYSFYGGQESSIGAVLEKVKSYGCRLVEVTGGEPLAQPESLPLMTKLCDAGYTVLLETSGAIDVAPVDPRVHVILDVKCPGSGMVDRMHWPNVSRLTAKDEAKFVLADRTDYDWAREVLVEYDLASRCPVHFSPVFASLDLRQLAEWILADRLPVRFQLQMHKYIWAPDMRGV; this is encoded by the coding sequence ATGCGCGTCACCGAAATCTTTCATAGCATTCAAGGTGAATCGAGTTACGCCGGACAACCCTGCGTGTTTGTACGGTTGACCGGCTGCCCGCTTCGCTGCACCTGGTGCGATACCGACTACTCATTTTATGGAGGACAGGAGTCCTCCATCGGCGCCGTCTTGGAAAAGGTAAAAAGTTACGGATGCCGCCTGGTGGAGGTGACTGGAGGAGAGCCGCTCGCCCAGCCTGAAAGTCTCCCCCTCATGACCAAACTCTGTGATGCCGGCTATACGGTCCTGCTTGAGACCAGCGGCGCCATCGATGTTGCCCCCGTCGATCCACGGGTCCATGTCATCCTGGATGTAAAGTGCCCGGGGAGCGGCATGGTGGATCGAATGCATTGGCCAAATGTTTCCAGGCTGACCGCCAAGGATGAGGCGAAGTTTGTCTTGGCCGACCGAACCGATTACGACTGGGCCCGTGAAGTGCTTGTCGAGTATGACTTGGCCAGTCGTTGTCCGGTGCATTTCAGCCCTGTCTTTGCGTCGCTCGATCTGCGGCAGCTGGCTGAGTGGATCCTGGCCGATCGTCTGCCGGTCCGTTTTCAATTGCAGATGCACAAATACATCTGGGCGCCGGACATGCGCGGGGTGTGA
- a CDS encoding amino acid permease, whose protein sequence is MIRRLFQTKSIEQILADADHPDHRLKKTLTAWDLTALGIGAIIGTGIFVLIGTAIVGDAHRPGAGPGIILSFVLSGLTCALAALCYAEFSTMIPVAGSAYTYSYATLGEFLAWITGWNLILEYGVACVAVAIGWSGYFNKLLSLAGFEFPHWATHPPGGPDGGVANFPAAIIVLLVTIILVIGIKESARATGIIVCLKLAVILFFIAVGTPAVNVDNWTPFMPQGFAGVGAAAAIVFFAYIGFDAISTTAEEAKNPQRDLPIAIIASLSICTVLYIAVAAVLTGLIPSLQIDVHAPVAEALSMVGFKWGSAIVAIGAVAGITSVLVVMMLGQIRVFFAMSRDHLLSPWLSTVHPRYGTPHYATILTGIGVATLAALIPIGDAADMTNIGTLFAFVLVCIGVVILRYTKPNQPRPFRLPFMPLVPILGMLACFGLMSFLPWVTWIRFVVWTAIGIVVYLGYGLKHSKLAGPSLKATPQRVHSK, encoded by the coding sequence ATGATTCGCCGTCTATTTCAAACGAAATCTATCGAGCAGATCCTCGCAGACGCAGATCATCCCGACCATCGGTTGAAAAAGACTCTCACGGCTTGGGATCTGACCGCGCTCGGCATCGGGGCGATCATCGGCACCGGCATCTTCGTCCTGATCGGTACCGCCATTGTCGGCGATGCCCATCGACCGGGGGCAGGACCTGGAATTATCTTATCGTTCGTGCTCTCCGGCCTAACCTGCGCTCTCGCGGCCCTCTGCTATGCAGAGTTCTCCACCATGATTCCCGTGGCCGGTTCGGCCTATACCTATTCATATGCCACATTGGGAGAATTTCTGGCTTGGATTACCGGCTGGAATTTGATTCTCGAATATGGAGTGGCCTGTGTCGCCGTGGCCATCGGGTGGTCCGGCTATTTCAATAAACTACTCAGCTTGGCCGGGTTCGAATTTCCACATTGGGCGACACATCCGCCAGGAGGACCCGATGGTGGTGTCGCCAACTTCCCTGCCGCGATTATCGTGTTACTCGTCACCATCATCCTCGTCATTGGAATCAAGGAAAGCGCTCGCGCCACAGGCATCATTGTCTGTTTGAAGCTCGCGGTCATCCTCTTTTTCATCGCGGTGGGAACGCCCGCCGTGAACGTAGACAACTGGACACCCTTCATGCCGCAGGGATTCGCCGGCGTTGGTGCCGCTGCGGCAATTGTGTTCTTCGCCTATATCGGATTCGACGCGATCTCAACGACTGCCGAGGAAGCGAAAAACCCTCAGCGGGATCTCCCGATCGCCATTATCGCCTCACTGAGCATCTGCACGGTCCTCTACATTGCCGTAGCTGCTGTGTTGACCGGCTTGATACCCTCTTTGCAGATCGACGTCCATGCGCCGGTGGCTGAAGCGTTGAGTATGGTGGGTTTCAAGTGGGGCTCGGCGATTGTGGCGATTGGAGCTGTCGCCGGGATTACCAGTGTGCTTGTGGTGATGATGCTGGGCCAGATTCGGGTTTTCTTCGCCATGTCGCGCGATCACCTCTTGAGCCCCTGGCTCTCAACCGTGCATCCGCGTTATGGCACGCCGCACTACGCCACTATTCTCACGGGCATCGGCGTGGCCACGCTCGCTGCGCTGATTCCTATCGGCGACGCGGCGGATATGACGAATATCGGCACGCTCTTCGCGTTTGTTCTCGTTTGTATTGGAGTCGTCATTCTGCGCTACACGAAACCCAACCAGCCCCGTCCATTCCGTCTTCCCTTCATGCCACTTGTTCCCATTCTAGGCATGCTGGCTTGTTTTGGCCTTATGAGTTTTCTTCCCTGGGTGACCTGGATCAGGTTCGTCGTTTGGACCGCCATTGGCATTGTGGTCTACCTGGGATATGGCCTGAAGCATAGCAAGCTGGCCGGCCCTTCCCTCAAGGCCACTCCCCAACGGGTACATTCTAAATAG
- a CDS encoding HAD-IB family hydrolase, whose product MQSHQILTSAIDDAAERQVDRPVAALFDVDNTLLPGIASEVRFFQYLWRRGLVGWGELSRSAAWLAQHVPPFSLHSLRERKLYLTGKRPADIESYAREFCQSEMIGKVSLEGRARLDAHRQAGHQLILVTGAPGFLIEPLADFLDVPTVFAAKPEQRDSLYTGALIPPLPYGQGKRELILAHAQDRGLDLAGSYAYGDSPGDYDLLDLVGYPLVVNPIRGMALMASRQGWPVARWE is encoded by the coding sequence GTGCAGAGTCACCAGATCCTCACCTCCGCGATTGATGATGCCGCTGAACGGCAGGTCGACAGGCCTGTCGCCGCGCTGTTCGACGTCGACAACACGCTGCTGCCGGGAATCGCCAGCGAAGTACGATTCTTTCAGTATTTGTGGCGCCGCGGACTGGTGGGATGGGGTGAGCTGAGCCGGAGCGCGGCCTGGCTGGCGCAACATGTACCCCCGTTCTCGCTGCACTCGCTCCGGGAACGAAAACTCTATCTGACAGGGAAGCGCCCCGCAGACATCGAATCCTATGCGAGGGAGTTCTGCCAGAGCGAGATGATCGGCAAGGTGTCCCTAGAAGGCCGCGCGAGGCTGGACGCCCATCGCCAGGCCGGTCACCAGCTGATTCTTGTGACTGGCGCGCCAGGATTTTTGATTGAGCCTCTTGCAGATTTCTTGGACGTCCCGACGGTCTTCGCGGCGAAACCGGAACAACGGGATTCCCTCTATACCGGCGCCTTGATTCCCCCGCTGCCCTATGGCCAGGGCAAACGGGAGCTGATTCTCGCTCATGCGCAGGATCGGGGCCTCGATTTAGCCGGGTCCTACGCCTATGGCGACAGCCCCGGCGATTACGACCTTCTTGACCTGGTCGGGTACCCCTTGGTGGTCAATCCGATCAGGGGCATGGCTCTCATGGCCAGCCGACAAGGTTGGCCGGTCGCAAGATGGGAATAA